Proteins found in one Mucilaginibacter gracilis genomic segment:
- a CDS encoding RagB/SusD family nutrient uptake outer membrane protein, which yields MKKILSIITWNKRKVIINLPIFILCSFLISGCGKDYLGIVPKGQVVPKTIADYRAFLENTMLLTHDGKTKRQVVNEIFQTSSQISDAPYRNNYLWIATIGARIDATASDGTYDGDYSSLFYYNLVINDVPKISGLSSAQVKEATVLVAQAKVFRALFYFHLINTYAKAYNPASANTDGGVPYISTADDFETPVPQLTVAQIYGHIMDDLNSAIPVMDDNVINFVFPTKTAAIGLRARIHLFMHNFNDAQADAETVLAKQSFIYNMVNYFNTNIDPNGTGNTIQNNRSAFGGLPQICFTDANAENLWVVGGLTNIDYSPAFTPSQNRIPLSDSAGNQFCTRGPGRFEDGDTRFLCNFYRNSDNGYYDYRRVDYANTGGIRTLEVYLIRAECNARQGTQAGIDKAMDDLDAIRAKRIIASKYIPWKGRVTTKAQAIDLIRHERDVELFGTDMMFYDMKRFNTETEYQRTMIKTDDSGVKRTLTPGSDLWIMPFPRDVTEKNPLIKQNTSI from the coding sequence ATGAAAAAGATATTATCCATAATAACATGGAATAAACGAAAGGTGATAATCAATCTACCAATATTTATTTTATGCAGCTTCCTCATATCGGGATGCGGTAAAGACTATTTGGGGATCGTTCCCAAAGGGCAAGTAGTTCCAAAAACAATTGCAGATTACAGAGCTTTTCTGGAAAATACTATGTTGCTTACGCACGATGGTAAAACTAAAAGACAAGTTGTAAACGAAATATTTCAGACTTCATCACAAATCAGTGACGCTCCTTATAGAAATAACTATTTGTGGATAGCTACAATAGGAGCTAGAATAGATGCCACAGCAAGCGATGGAACTTATGATGGTGATTATTCTTCGTTATTTTACTACAATCTGGTGATAAACGATGTGCCTAAAATTTCTGGGTTAAGTAGCGCCCAAGTCAAAGAAGCAACGGTATTGGTAGCACAGGCAAAAGTATTCAGGGCTTTATTTTATTTTCATTTGATTAATACATATGCCAAAGCATACAATCCTGCGTCTGCCAATACAGATGGCGGGGTGCCTTATATCTCAACAGCAGATGATTTTGAAACACCTGTACCGCAATTAACAGTGGCCCAAATTTACGGACATATAATGGACGATCTAAATAGTGCGATCCCCGTGATGGACGATAATGTTATAAATTTTGTCTTCCCGACGAAAACTGCGGCCATTGGCTTGCGTGCACGCATCCATCTCTTTATGCATAATTTTAATGACGCGCAGGCGGATGCCGAAACGGTGCTTGCAAAACAAAGTTTTATTTACAATATGGTGAATTATTTCAACACCAATATTGACCCGAATGGCACCGGAAATACCATACAGAACAATCGTTCAGCCTTTGGAGGTCTTCCCCAAATTTGCTTTACCGACGCCAATGCCGAAAATTTATGGGTAGTGGGTGGCTTAACGAACATAGACTACAGTCCCGCTTTTACACCTTCTCAGAACAGAATACCGCTGAGCGACTCTGCCGGAAACCAATTTTGCACGCGTGGTCCGGGTCGTTTTGAAGACGGTGATACGCGTTTTCTCTGCAATTTTTATAGGAACTCGGATAACGGTTATTATGACTATCGCCGGGTGGATTATGCAAATACCGGAGGTATCCGAACACTGGAAGTCTACCTTATCCGCGCTGAATGTAATGCACGTCAAGGTACACAAGCGGGCATTGATAAGGCAATGGATGATCTGGATGCCATTCGGGCAAAGCGAATAATTGCCAGCAAATACATTCCATGGAAAGGCCGGGTAACAACTAAAGCCCAGGCAATAGATTTAATTCGCCATGAACGTGACGTTGAACTCTTTGGAACAGATATGATGTTCTATGATATGAAACGCTTCAATACGGAAACCGAATATCAGCGAACGATGATAAAGACAGATGATAGCGGTGTTAAGCGAACGTTGACTCCTGGTTCCGACCTTTGGATCATGCCATTCCCAAGAGATGTGACAGAAAAGAACCCCCTAATTAAACAAAACACGTCAATATAA
- a CDS encoding Gldg family protein: MKKNIVKRIAFTELQTLLFSPVAWLVLILFTFMSAMNFSDILIRSVRSEVLHRGITNLTLNRFAGGEGFFRNVLGFLQLYIPLLTMGLMSREFSSGSIKLLYSSPVKTTQIILGKFLAMAVFCLLLITIVFIYVLIGSRAIENFDWGLVLSGMLGIYLLIITYSAIGLFMSSLTFYRIVAAVMTITFIVLLNLADSFGQSVDFVREITYWLSIAGRADQFISGLICSEDVLYFLIITSLFLTLSSLRLQAAREKIHLTKAWTKYAVAFLVAMFLGYLTSRPILMTYYDATQTKQRSLTKNSQNIVKKVTGGLKMTTYVNIFDNSAFAAIPEAQKSDKRPFMQLIRYKPGIQMEYAYYYAPTLSSDLIAYNPGLSTEKLITKSLEKMKGLRRSEVLSLPDMNKIIDLKAEGYQLVRVLERDNGDKVFLRMFDDLEMYPSEHEISAALKRMTMVHPPLVGYLRGQGERDLEQTNDASYSRFATEKSFRNSLVNHGFDFVVIGLEKDIPVNINILIIADMRKKLNKQEQSHLDAYINRGGSLIVLGDIHRQEIMNPILSKIGVNFLAGQLVQFTGEDYSPDFIVSEATTAAKNLSYFFDGGESFLVTMPGAVGLSYRTDMGFDVKPILVTKSKGVWNEQETFDFIDKIPKLNEAAGKVEKSYPTAISMVRKINGKQQRVMIFGDADCMSNNEIGRTRQGLASQNFNLILGTFNWLSGNEFPVDTRRREPIDNNIIINMHEAKMFKMLLMWVFPSLLLFGYLLLWLRRRGR, encoded by the coding sequence ATGAAAAAAAATATTGTAAAAAGGATTGCTTTTACGGAGCTACAGACACTTCTCTTCTCTCCGGTTGCGTGGTTGGTGCTTATACTTTTTACGTTTATGTCTGCGATGAACTTTTCGGATATATTGATCCGTTCGGTTCGGTCAGAAGTGTTACACCGTGGTATAACCAATCTTACCCTCAACAGATTTGCAGGCGGTGAAGGGTTTTTTCGAAATGTCCTGGGATTTCTTCAACTATATATACCGCTACTTACCATGGGGTTAATGAGTAGGGAGTTCAGCAGCGGATCTATTAAATTACTTTACTCATCTCCAGTTAAAACTACTCAAATCATATTGGGTAAATTTTTAGCAATGGCGGTGTTTTGTTTGTTACTGATAACGATCGTTTTCATTTACGTTTTAATTGGTTCGCGTGCCATAGAAAACTTCGATTGGGGATTAGTGCTCTCCGGAATGCTGGGAATATACCTGTTGATTATTACCTATTCCGCGATAGGTCTGTTTATGTCGAGTCTAACATTCTACCGGATTGTCGCTGCTGTAATGACAATCACTTTTATCGTATTACTAAACTTAGCAGACTCGTTTGGTCAAAGTGTTGATTTTGTGCGGGAAATAACCTATTGGCTTTCTATTGCCGGAAGAGCGGACCAGTTCATATCCGGATTGATTTGCAGTGAAGATGTCCTTTACTTTTTAATTATTACAAGCCTCTTCCTTACGTTGTCATCTTTGCGTTTACAGGCTGCCAGGGAAAAAATCCATTTGACAAAAGCATGGACAAAATATGCGGTAGCTTTTTTGGTTGCGATGTTCCTCGGGTATTTGACTTCAAGGCCGATACTGATGACGTATTATGACGCCACCCAAACTAAGCAACGAAGCCTAACTAAGAATAGTCAAAATATCGTGAAGAAAGTTACGGGAGGACTTAAGATGACCACATACGTCAATATTTTTGACAATAGTGCATTTGCTGCCATTCCCGAAGCACAAAAGTCTGATAAAAGGCCTTTTATGCAGTTGATACGTTATAAGCCCGGGATTCAAATGGAGTATGCCTATTACTATGCACCAACACTATCCTCTGATCTCATCGCATACAACCCAGGTCTTTCAACGGAAAAATTAATCACTAAGAGTCTTGAGAAGATGAAGGGATTGAGGCGAAGTGAGGTTCTTTCATTGCCTGATATGAATAAAATAATAGACTTGAAAGCAGAAGGGTATCAATTAGTGCGTGTACTTGAACGTGATAATGGAGACAAAGTATTCCTTCGAATGTTTGACGATTTGGAAATGTACCCAAGTGAACACGAAATATCTGCTGCTCTTAAACGAATGACCATGGTTCATCCTCCGTTAGTGGGATATCTGAGGGGGCAAGGCGAACGTGATTTGGAACAAACGAACGACGCCAGTTATAGTCGTTTTGCAACGGAAAAGTCATTTCGTAACTCACTTGTAAACCACGGTTTTGACTTTGTTGTGATTGGATTGGAAAAGGATATTCCTGTAAATATCAATATCCTGATTATTGCCGATATGCGCAAAAAATTAAACAAGCAAGAACAGTCGCATCTTGATGCTTACATCAATCGCGGAGGAAGCCTGATTGTTCTGGGTGATATACATCGCCAGGAAATAATGAATCCAATACTTTCGAAAATTGGAGTTAATTTCCTGGCCGGGCAACTCGTCCAGTTTACCGGAGAGGACTATAGTCCGGATTTCATTGTTTCAGAAGCTACCACTGCGGCTAAAAATCTTAGCTATTTTTTTGATGGTGGCGAATCTTTTCTTGTTACCATGCCCGGAGCAGTTGGATTAAGCTACCGCACCGATATGGGGTTTGACGTAAAGCCTATTCTTGTTACGAAAAGTAAAGGAGTATGGAACGAACAGGAAACATTCGATTTTATCGATAAAATACCAAAATTGAATGAGGCAGCCGGCAAGGTTGAAAAGTCATATCCCACAGCAATTTCTATGGTACGTAAAATTAACGGCAAACAACAGCGGGTAATGATATTTGGTGATGCAGATTGCATGAGTAACAATGAAATTGGCCGAACCAGACAAGGCCTCGCCTCCCAGAATTTCAACCTCATTTTGGGCACTTTTAACTGGTTGTCAGGCAATGAATTTCCGGTAGATACCCGCCGCAGGGAGCCAATTGATAATAACATCATTATCAATATGCATGAGGCAAAGATGTTTAAAATGCTGCTTATGTGGGTATTTCCATCGCTCTTGCTATTTGGATATTTGCTGTTATGGTTGCGTAGGCGTGGAAGATAA
- a CDS encoding SusC/RagA family TonB-linked outer membrane protein gives MRLTTVILITFFMQASAAGFAQKITLNRRNVPLEEVLKEIRKQSGFDFYYDGKVISTIKDIDVSLENASIDKAMDQVLSGLSLSYTIDGKIISIKAKESSILKQLFENIDVTGRVLNENGAVLVGATVKIKGKNFSVVTNEKGEFRINNVRDDAVLEINYIGYKVKEIKVSPNLGDIKLEVAVSNLNEVNVLVSTGYQTIAKERTTGSFGTVSSKEISKSTTFDLGSALEGKIAGVVKDQNGFTIRGKGTFLSNGSDQPLYVIDGFPVEGELQFVNNQFIYYKMPAINPDDIESITVLKDAAAASIYGARAGNGVIVITTKRAKKKGAAEVSFSTDIQVTPNYDYSYMKYMSASKYIDMQWNFVNNNPALIDPSQRQLEVNRLRNGDFIPSPSLDLMLKYYDGSLSKQEADKQLMQYRSNGVPLLDDLKKYIYQSPIIQRYALSVSKATDGINTTASFTFSNNKGSSQHTDDQSLITSLRNSINLTKWLTAEIDANLQYGKGEAPQYGADAAVTDLYPYSRLVDGSGNSVSYYRSRTQPSDLTTLKQYPNDLLPLDFSLINELGSSLVHTTEFRTRIATSLDFKLTKWLKFTSGFQYENGKDEAITLDDKDSYRMRYLYDVNTYLDPSSNTIGHRVPYGDARTVATNNSENYTWRNQLNFNYTTNDHLHSLVVLAGNEMREVSGNYSMNKVYGYNSDLLTWTDLNNYDLIQGGGNVFGSYASFSSDDFHAERENKNRYVSYYGNAAYTLMSRYDITGSIRWDKSNYFGTSLKYENRPLWSGGVAWNMMEESFMKDVKWLNRLKLRATYGVNGNIARDVSPYLVAQYSSDQTNSVTQRPYGTVSSPPNANLRWEKIKVFNLGADYTILNNRLNGTIEYYKRNSSDLLVDTQIDPTYGFSTLKQNAGDMTNSGIEMSLNGSILKKKDWGWTAGFTFAYNKNKVTKVFIQPSGTASIAAGGTGTGTLIEGYPLNSLFSYRFARINDKGDPVVYDEKGAEVSNANINNFSALVYSGSLVPLYTGGFNTSFNWKGMELSANIIYSGGNVMRKLSASPDLSAYEQGVTNLMYDGYDNAWKKPGDELKPGVTPRVTYNYDQNTTYRNQYWLYTDDKVVSASYIKLRSLTFSYDLAQTKLLSRSIFKSIRLRAQANNLFYIAANGEGSDPEAYNATNGTRTLKLKPGYSFGINFLF, from the coding sequence ATGCGATTAACCACCGTTATCCTTATAACCTTCTTTATGCAAGCCAGTGCCGCCGGATTTGCACAAAAAATCACATTAAACCGGCGGAATGTGCCGCTGGAGGAGGTATTGAAGGAGATCCGTAAACAAAGCGGTTTTGACTTTTATTATGATGGAAAGGTTATTTCCACTATAAAAGACATTGACGTGTCTCTTGAAAATGCTTCAATAGATAAGGCAATGGACCAGGTTTTATCGGGATTGAGCCTTTCCTACACAATTGATGGAAAAATAATCTCTATTAAAGCGAAAGAAAGTTCTATTCTAAAGCAGTTATTTGAAAATATTGACGTAACAGGGAGAGTGCTTAATGAGAATGGTGCTGTACTCGTTGGTGCAACGGTTAAAATTAAGGGGAAGAATTTTAGTGTAGTAACCAATGAAAAGGGCGAGTTTAGAATCAATAATGTAAGAGACGATGCTGTTCTTGAAATTAACTATATAGGCTATAAAGTTAAAGAAATAAAAGTATCTCCAAACCTTGGCGATATAAAACTTGAAGTAGCGGTAAGTAACCTCAATGAGGTAAATGTCCTGGTTAGCACCGGCTACCAGACTATAGCTAAAGAACGGACTACCGGTTCCTTTGGTACAGTCAGTAGCAAAGAAATCAGCAAGTCGACTACTTTTGACCTCGGGTCTGCACTGGAAGGGAAAATAGCAGGAGTTGTCAAAGATCAGAATGGTTTCACCATCAGAGGTAAAGGTACCTTTCTTAGCAATGGTTCCGATCAGCCACTTTACGTGATAGACGGATTTCCAGTTGAAGGGGAGTTACAGTTTGTAAACAATCAGTTTATTTATTATAAGATGCCGGCAATTAATCCCGACGATATTGAAAGCATTACAGTTTTGAAAGATGCTGCTGCAGCTTCAATATACGGTGCCCGCGCAGGCAATGGTGTTATCGTTATTACTACAAAAAGGGCAAAAAAGAAAGGAGCCGCAGAGGTCTCCTTTTCAACCGATATACAGGTAACACCGAACTATGATTATAGCTACATGAAGTACATGTCAGCAAGCAAGTATATTGACATGCAATGGAATTTTGTGAACAATAATCCCGCATTGATAGACCCATCTCAAAGGCAATTGGAAGTAAATAGATTGCGTAATGGGGATTTTATTCCGTCTCCCAGTTTGGATCTAATGCTCAAATATTATGACGGTTCATTATCTAAGCAAGAAGCAGATAAGCAATTGATGCAGTATCGTTCAAACGGGGTTCCTTTACTTGATGACCTTAAAAAGTATATCTATCAGTCGCCTATTATTCAACGATATGCGCTTTCGGTAAGCAAAGCCACAGATGGAATCAATACGACTGCATCGTTTACTTTTTCAAATAACAAAGGATCGTCTCAGCATACAGACGATCAGTCGCTCATTACAAGCCTTCGTAATTCTATTAATCTTACAAAATGGCTTACAGCTGAAATTGATGCTAATCTCCAGTATGGTAAAGGTGAAGCTCCGCAGTATGGGGCGGATGCTGCCGTAACTGATTTGTATCCGTATTCTCGCCTTGTAGATGGTAGTGGAAATTCTGTTTCTTATTACAGATCCAGAACTCAACCAAGCGACCTCACTACCCTCAAACAATATCCTAATGATTTGTTGCCCCTTGATTTTTCCTTAATCAATGAACTGGGAAGTAGCCTGGTCCATACTACTGAATTTCGTACGCGAATCGCTACAAGCCTGGATTTTAAATTAACAAAATGGCTGAAATTTACTTCGGGGTTTCAATATGAGAACGGTAAGGATGAGGCAATTACGTTGGATGATAAAGATTCTTATAGGATGAGATACCTTTATGATGTCAATACATATCTAGATCCAAGTTCTAATACAATTGGTCACCGCGTACCTTATGGGGATGCCCGTACGGTGGCCACAAATAATTCAGAAAACTATACCTGGAGAAACCAGTTGAATTTTAATTATACGACAAACGATCACCTTCATTCATTGGTGGTACTTGCGGGTAACGAAATGCGGGAGGTTAGCGGTAATTATTCAATGAACAAAGTTTATGGGTATAACAGCGATCTTTTAACATGGACAGATTTGAATAACTATGACCTGATACAGGGTGGAGGAAACGTTTTCGGATCGTATGCTTCTTTCAGTAGTGATGATTTCCATGCGGAACGGGAAAATAAAAACCGATATGTCTCGTACTATGGTAACGCTGCTTATACCCTGATGAGCCGCTATGACATAACAGGTAGCATACGGTGGGATAAATCTAACTATTTCGGAACCAGTCTTAAATACGAGAACAGGCCTCTTTGGTCTGGGGGCGTGGCCTGGAATATGATGGAAGAATCATTCATGAAAGATGTTAAGTGGCTTAATCGTCTTAAACTCCGCGCTACGTACGGTGTTAACGGAAATATTGCAAGGGACGTTTCGCCATACCTTGTTGCACAATATAGCTCCGATCAAACTAATTCTGTGACCCAAAGGCCTTACGGTACAGTTAGTTCCCCTCCGAACGCAAACCTTCGATGGGAAAAAATAAAAGTTTTCAACCTTGGTGCCGACTATACCATACTGAACAATCGCCTTAATGGTACTATTGAATACTATAAGCGAAATAGTTCTGACCTACTGGTAGACACACAAATAGACCCTACTTATGGTTTCAGTACATTAAAGCAAAATGCCGGCGATATGACCAATAGTGGAATTGAAATGAGCCTTAATGGATCTATTCTTAAGAAGAAGGACTGGGGATGGACGGCTGGTTTTACATTTGCCTATAATAAGAACAAAGTTACCAAAGTATTTATTCAGCCTTCCGGCACGGCGAGTATTGCCGCCGGAGGAACCGGTACTGGGACCCTTATCGAAGGGTACCCACTAAATTCTTTGTTTAGCTATCGGTTTGCCAGGATTAATGATAAAGGCGATCCAGTTGTTTACGACGAAAAGGGCGCAGAGGTATCAAATGCAAATATTAACAATTTCAGTGCCCTTGTATACAGTGGAAGCCTTGTTCCATTGTATACCGGAGGTTTTAATACGAGCTTTAATTGGAAAGGAATGGAGCTATCGGCCAATATAATCTATAGTGGCGGAAATGTAATGCGTAAACTCAGCGCGAGTCCTGACCTTTCTGCGTACGAACAAGGTGTTACTAACCTTATGTACGATGGGTATGATAATGCCTGGAAGAAACCGGGTGATGAATTGAAACCAGGTGTAACACCAAGGGTAACCTATAATTATGATCAAAACACTACTTACCGAAATCAATATTGGCTCTACACCGATGATAAGGTAGTTTCTGCGAGCTATATCAAACTCCGAAGTTTGACATTTTCATATGACCTGGCACAAACAAAGCTTTTAAGCAGAAGTATTTTCAAGAGCATCCGTTTACGGGCACAAGCCAACAACTTATTCTATATCGCGGCAAATGGCGAAGGTAGCGATCCCGAAGCGTATAATGCCACTAATGGAACACGAACACTCAAATTAAAGCCAGGTTATTCTTTTGGCATAAACTTTTTATTTTAA
- a CDS encoding Gldg family protein — MKKVSNNLLPNSHWEEKQIVWRIALTELQSLFYSPIAWVILIAFTLQLALTYTGQLGGLIQGQIDTGVGQSELTSRILGQGVFGLVSVYGGVLDNLFLYIPLITMGLLSNELQSGSIKLLYSSPVKNYQIILGKFLSMMIYGLVLLFIIFVFVIWTGFVVKDFGWAHALTAMVGAYLLICTFSAIGLFMSSVTSYQEIAAISTLAALTFFTLVNKVGQDIDFIRDVTYWFSIAGRAESFVRGMLCSEDVIYFVVIILLFLSLSIIKLNAVRQQNSWKASLWKYIAVIVLSSGVGYLSSRPQLMSYYDATQTKTNTITLNSQEILKNLKGGLTITTFVNILDDISVAGMPQNRKGDMENFRQFIRFKPDIRMKYVYYYADGGNLELKKKYPGLNARKILEKVCLVEDLDPNDYSTAEEVERKYHVDLKSEYYRMVRLVERDSGERTYLRMFDMPDPQPRETEISAAFKRLTMKSPVVGFLQGHGERKFNQQGDLSYRRISTDKVYRYSLINNGFDFQLVYLDKEIPKDVDLLVIAEMRTSLSSDEQKRLNTFIARGGNLFILGDIRRQKVMNPVIEQFGVQFRPGQLVQLSENGIPPNFIVSFPTDEAIALSYPYKPFGSKRGIGMSGSLGIKFIADSGYKTIPFYLTDNKTVWNELKPVNYEDETPVIDSVAGERTGLYATVVGLTRMVKGTQQRILISGDADCISNGGINFYPKGLPIFNDRLANGSFFWLSGNKMPVDTRRPKTTDNDIHLGTTGFNITKIFLVWVLPGLMLVAGIVIFLKRRGR; from the coding sequence ATGAAGAAAGTTTCTAATAACCTTCTCCCCAATTCTCATTGGGAAGAGAAGCAAATAGTATGGCGTATTGCGCTGACGGAACTGCAATCGTTATTTTATTCACCAATTGCCTGGGTAATTCTGATAGCATTCACATTGCAACTGGCGCTTACGTATACCGGACAACTTGGGGGATTAATTCAGGGACAAATTGATACGGGTGTTGGGCAATCGGAATTGACGTCCCGCATTCTTGGACAAGGAGTTTTTGGCCTTGTAAGTGTATATGGAGGTGTGCTCGATAATCTCTTTTTGTATATTCCATTAATAACAATGGGACTTTTGAGCAATGAATTGCAAAGCGGATCTATAAAACTATTGTATTCATCTCCTGTAAAAAACTATCAAATCATTCTTGGAAAATTCTTATCGATGATGATTTATGGCTTGGTTCTACTTTTCATCATTTTCGTTTTTGTGATATGGACCGGCTTTGTTGTGAAAGATTTCGGATGGGCACATGCCCTGACCGCAATGGTTGGAGCCTACTTGTTGATCTGTACATTCTCAGCGATAGGATTGTTTATGTCAAGCGTGACCTCTTATCAGGAGATAGCTGCAATTTCTACACTTGCAGCACTTACCTTTTTCACATTGGTCAATAAGGTGGGCCAGGATATTGATTTTATAAGGGACGTTACTTACTGGTTTTCAATAGCCGGTCGTGCAGAGTCATTTGTTAGAGGCATGTTGTGCTCTGAAGATGTCATCTATTTTGTGGTAATTATATTGCTCTTTCTTTCTCTTTCCATAATTAAATTGAATGCTGTAAGGCAACAAAATAGCTGGAAAGCATCGCTGTGGAAGTACATAGCCGTAATTGTATTAAGTTCTGGAGTCGGTTATCTTTCATCAAGGCCTCAATTGATGTCCTATTATGATGCTACTCAAACCAAAACCAATACAATTACCCTCAACAGCCAGGAAATATTAAAAAACCTGAAAGGCGGGCTTACAATAACCACCTTTGTCAACATCCTTGATGATATTTCTGTCGCAGGTATGCCTCAGAACCGGAAAGGTGATATGGAAAATTTCAGACAGTTTATCCGCTTCAAACCGGATATCAGGATGAAATATGTTTACTACTATGCAGATGGTGGTAACCTTGAACTAAAAAAAAAATACCCTGGTCTTAATGCAAGAAAAATTCTTGAGAAGGTTTGTCTTGTTGAAGATCTCGATCCGAATGATTACTCGACTGCGGAAGAGGTAGAGAGGAAGTACCATGTAGATCTTAAATCTGAATATTACCGGATGGTGCGCTTGGTGGAACGGGATAGCGGTGAAAGGACTTATCTAAGGATGTTTGATATGCCAGATCCTCAGCCACGCGAAACGGAGATATCAGCCGCTTTTAAGCGTTTGACAATGAAATCACCTGTGGTAGGATTCTTACAGGGGCATGGAGAACGTAAGTTTAACCAACAGGGGGATTTAAGTTATCGTAGAATTAGTACAGACAAGGTCTATAGGTATTCACTGATAAACAATGGATTTGATTTCCAGCTGGTATACCTTGACAAAGAAATTCCTAAGGATGTAGATTTGCTGGTTATAGCTGAAATGCGTACATCCCTTTCTTCGGATGAGCAGAAAAGATTGAACACTTTTATTGCTCGCGGCGGCAATCTTTTCATTCTTGGGGATATCCGCAGGCAAAAAGTGATGAATCCTGTTATAGAACAATTCGGCGTTCAGTTCAGGCCCGGACAGCTTGTACAATTATCTGAAAATGGAATCCCTCCCAATTTTATAGTTTCTTTCCCTACTGATGAGGCAATTGCACTTTCATACCCCTACAAGCCCTTTGGTTCAAAGAGGGGTATTGGTATGTCGGGAAGTTTGGGAATAAAATTCATCGCAGATAGCGGATATAAAACGATACCCTTTTACCTGACAGATAACAAAACTGTATGGAACGAATTAAAACCCGTTAATTACGAAGATGAGACCCCTGTTATAGATTCGGTCGCCGGTGAAAGGACCGGATTGTATGCTACCGTAGTAGGTCTTACCCGGATGGTGAAGGGTACACAGCAGCGGATATTAATATCAGGTGATGCCGATTGTATCAGTAATGGGGGAATAAATTTCTATCCAAAAGGATTGCCAATATTTAATGACCGATTGGCCAACGGTAGCTTTTTCTGGCTTTCTGGAAATAAAATGCCGGTGGATACGCGCCGTCCGAAAACAACGGACAATGATATCCATTTGGGTACAACGGGGTTTAATATAACCAAAATTTTTCTGGTGTGGGTACTACCAGGATTAATGTTGGTAGCAGGTATTGTAATCTTTCTAAAAAGAAGGGGGCGTTGA
- a CDS encoding ABC transporter ATP-binding protein — translation MDNKHNESGTTGDSIVKIENLSHRYTVQWAIKGINLQINKKGIYGLLGSNGAGKSTLMNIMCGVLKQTNGDIFINNVNVKHDPIQAKRFIGFLPQKPPLHTDLTVEEYLRYAAYLRWIPGNSVKVAIDEVLEKCNITHFRKRLIRNLSGGYQQRVGIAQAIIHRPSLVVFDEPTNGLDPNQVLEIRKLIAEIGEERTVILSTHMLTEVQAVCDYIYMVEQGQMVFQGTVNEFDNYLSPNSLLISMMNPPLTDELSSLHGVLKVEEIGSNRFRLQFIDVRDVTENIMRLSLERGWQLTEISLEKNSLDTIFAELSKKAHK, via the coding sequence ATGGATAATAAGCATAATGAATCTGGGACTACGGGTGATAGCATCGTTAAGATTGAGAACCTTTCTCATCGTTATACCGTTCAGTGGGCGATAAAAGGTATTAATCTACAAATTAATAAAAAAGGAATATATGGACTGCTTGGATCGAATGGTGCAGGGAAATCTACATTGATGAACATCATGTGTGGAGTTCTAAAACAGACTAATGGCGACATTTTTATTAATAATGTTAATGTAAAGCATGATCCGATACAAGCGAAACGTTTCATTGGATTTCTACCTCAGAAACCCCCTTTGCATACAGACCTTACAGTAGAAGAATATCTTCGTTATGCGGCATACCTTCGTTGGATACCCGGTAACTCGGTCAAAGTCGCCATTGATGAAGTACTCGAAAAATGCAATATCACCCATTTTCGTAAGCGCCTTATCCGCAACCTGTCCGGTGGCTATCAGCAACGTGTGGGTATTGCTCAGGCCATCATACATCGTCCTTCACTTGTGGTATTTGATGAACCAACAAACGGGCTGGACCCCAACCAGGTATTGGAGATCCGAAAGCTGATAGCTGAAATTGGAGAAGAAAGAACCGTTATTCTTTCCACACACATGCTTACCGAAGTTCAGGCAGTATGTGATTATATCTATATGGTGGAACAGGGACAAATGGTTTTTCAGGGTACGGTGAATGAGTTTGATAATTATCTATCTCCTAATAGTTTGTTAATCAGTATGATGAATCCTCCTTTAACAGATGAACTGTCAAGTTTGCATGGTGTTTTAAAAGTAGAGGAGATTGGCAGTAATCGCTTCCGGTTACAGTTTATCGATGTCAGGGACGTTACAGAAAATATCATGAGATTGAGTCTGGAACGCGGGTGGCAATTGACAGAAATTTCTTTAGAGAAAAATTCGCTCGATACCATTTTTGCAGAATTATCAAAAAAAGCCCATAAGTAA